In Anas acuta chromosome 25, bAnaAcu1.1, whole genome shotgun sequence, the genomic stretch AAGCACAGAGCCTAGACCTGGAAAACCCCGTCCGTCCTCCCTGCACCTCTCCATCACTGTCCCAAGGGGGACGCAACGAACCGTGCGGTGCCTGGGGGaccacagccctgcagggaggcagctggagcagtgctctggcagaggagctgctccccagcagctgctgccaaggGGGGGCCCTGCTCCGAACCCCAATCCTACCCCGGGCAGCGGCTGCAGCCTCGCAGGGCTCGGTGCACAGctggctccagcccctgctgctctgctcagcagcccAGAAAatggggggagctggggccaaaccagcctcagccccagcctTCACCTTCTGCCCGCATCGTGCGCATGGAGGGGGCTCTCCACATCTCCATGCGCCACCGTCCACAGCCCCGCTTCGGTGCCACCCTCCCCACACGATGCCAGGCCACCCGGGCACCCAGCGTGGCACGAGAGCGGGGAGCCCTCCCTGCGCCCTGCattgtggggtgctggggggccctgcctctccCCCGTCCACGTGGCTGCAGGATCCAACAGCCCCGTGCTGTGCCGCAGAGGGGTTAGTGCTCGCCCCGGTGCCGTGTCAGTGCCGTACGCGCGGTGGCAGTGAGCGAGGGGGTGAAGAGAAGCCGTCAGTTGGTTAAGTCAGAGGGGGAAGGAGCCGTGAGGTtaagaagaggagggagaggcgGTGGTTAGAGTGCAGCCGGCCAGGAGGAGATGTCGGCAGGAGGGATGGGAGCTCGGGGCGAGCTGTTACCTTCCATCCTTCGGCTCCATTGGGCCACATGGCTGCGTGCCCAGGGGAGGCGGCAGCCGCGAGCGGATCGTAACCGAGCTTGGGAATGAAAGGGGAGGCAGAGCTTCTCTGAAACACCTGGGGAGTCAAACACGAAGGGTTGGAGGAGGGAGGCTTGGGGCTGACAGGCACAGAGCCCCTCCAGGACGGGggctcagcactgctggcagtgagGGAGGCATCGGCTGCTCCCCGCTGGTGATGTGCCCCGGCCACGGAGCCCCCCCACATCTCACAACGCCTGCGCCCCCCGGGCAGGATGCGATTGCTCCACGCTGCCTGTCCCTGTGGCACCGTGCTCCTGCTGGGGACGGGGCGAGGACGGGGACAGCCACCGCTGCGCTGCTGCTCGGGGGTCgctcctggagctgctcctgcgGACGCCCAGGGGCATCGCcacccagccccccccccgccacgcTCACCTCCAGCTCTGCAATGATGCGGTCCTCGTCATCGTCGTCCTTGATGGCAGAGGCGATGATGGGCGGGGTGGATGCGGGTCTGACCACCTCCGACACCGTCCGCCTCAGCTTCACCTGCGGCTTCTGGGTCTCCAGCTCCTCCGACTCGGCCTTCTGCGGGGGCGCGGGGcagtgaggggctggggcagccgaGGGGTGACCCAACACCCCCCCATGGCCCCCGCTCCCCACCTTCATAAATCCGGGCTCCTTCTTGCTGGTGACGATGACTTCGCCGCTGCGGGTCGTGGTCAGCCCGTGGGACGAGGGGAAGCTccggcggggagggggaggtgGCGGCGATTTGGAGGGTTTCTCGGTCCGGTACCGCGGCACCGTCAGCTCGTCTGGGCACAAACCATGCCGTGAGGGCATGAGACCAAAAGCAGAGCTGACACCAAGCCCTGCCCCAATGCCTGTTCCCCAGCCCAGGACCCTTTGGGTGACCCCAGCTCCCCGTGCCGTACCTGAGCCCCTGCGGCTGTTGGGGTCAGCTTTGCCCGCGGACTTCTGTGCGTGCTGCGGCTTGGAGGGCTTGTGCTCGGGTGTGgatgcagcactgctgctgcccgtGGCCTGCTTGTGCTTGGCAGCGAAGTCCAGGTCGGGGATGGCCTTCATGAGCTCTGCCTGCGTCTCCTCCAGCAGGCGGTTGATGTCCTTGGCGCTGTACTGGGTCAGTGCCGCCCGCTTCTCCTCCCAGTCCCTCTCGGCAGCCTGCAACAGCcggcacagcccctgcagcccgGCAGCTCCCCATCGCCCACCCTgccccaccacctccccagcACCTGGGGTCTCCCACGGCTCCGTGGCACGCTGGGGGTCCCCGATATCAGGGActgcccagctcctggagctccCCACCTTTGGGATGCCCCCTCAGTTACAGACCCATCAAGAAGGATGTGCTCGGCTCCCCTTCCCAGTTTTAGCCATGGGGGGGCTCCATCAGGGTTCGACCCTTCAGAGGAGCCCCCCAGCTGTGGGTTTTGTTCAAACAGCTCAGGAGGAACCTGCCCCATGTCCTTACCTCCACGGACACGGCTTTGTCTGCGCTCTTCTTGCTGGGAGTCTCCGGGCCCGTCTGGGTCTTGGCAGGCACCATCTCCGGAGCTCGGGAAGGGTTATTGCTCTTGGAGGGGTGGGTCTGGGTCTGGGGGGGGCTGTGCCCGAAGCTGGGCATGCCCAGGGTCTCGGTGGCAGCCGTCAGGTGGTGGAGGCTCACCGGGGGGCTGGTGGGcatctccagctccagccctttgCTGAAGTCCGTCTCGGGGGCCATCTTCTTGGGGGACTGGCTGAGGGTGTTGGGGGGGGTCCACACGCCCTCGTCCACTTGCCTGCAGGGGACAGAGGGAAGGCGCTGGGTCACTGCAGCCCCCGCAAGCGGCTCCGCCAAGACCCTCGCTCGGTGTTTGTGTTCCACGGCTGAGACCCCCGAGAgctgggaagagctggagaCGAGCCCCAGCCCCCCTCGGCAGGGCGCATCAGCAGCTCCACTACCTGCCTGTCCCTTGGCATGAAGCTTGGAAGAAATCGGATCTCTCCAAGTTCTGCCCCTCTGTCAGATCTGGCTGCAATTGCCCTCTGGATTCAGAAGTTATTAGGAAAGGGGAATGACAGGCGGGCAGATTCATGCTCCGTGTGATCACACGAGCTCATTTCCATAGAAAACCAGGCTAGAAACGAGCCTGAGGCGAGCCCCGCTGGCGGAGCGCTCCTCGAGCCTGGCCAAGTTGTAAGCTCTGGTGAAAGGTTCTGTAATCAGAGCAGGCAGGTGGGTGCAGTGCCTCCGCCACTGGATCGGGGGGAGGATTTTCTCCATCAGAAGAGTTTTCTGTTCCTCGGGAAAGAGATTTCTGACCACATCAAGCGTTCCCATTGCATGCAGATGtatgaccatttttttttcagggtggCAAGGAAAGATTGGTTTTGAAAGAGGGGTTCCCACGTACGCCCTGAGAAGGACCGAGGGCGTCTTTTAATTCCTTAGcagaaaaaatgaacttttttttcaatGTCTCTGGGAATTCTGACCCCTAACATAGAGAGGACACTGGCACAGCGGCGGAGGACACAGGAGCATCTGAAGCACCCTGCTGTGTCCTCCGAGGTGCATACAaccccctcctgcctgcaggggaAGGACCGtggagctgtgtggggctgCAAGGAGgacgtggagcaggggctgcggggcaggggctgggctgggggctcggcGCTCACCTGCGGATCTGGGCGAGGGTGTCCGTCACCGTCTTGCAGCGCTTGAGCAGCCCGTCCAGGCGGTTGGGCTCCTCCTTGAGGAACTTCACGGCTTCCACCTCCACCCGCAGCACCACCCGCATCTtgctctgcaggctggggaACTGGGCTGTGGTGGGAGAGGGGGGTCAGGGGGCACTGCAGGGGACCCCACACCCACCAAGACCACCGCAGCCACCGTGTCCGGATGGACGGGTCCTGGGGAGCCCAGGCTGTTGTCTCTCCACCTCCCCATGCCCCTCATCCCTCCCTGTCTCTCGCAGGCACTGGTCCCAGCCCCCGGAGCCAGGACTTGGTCACCGGGACCCTGCAGGCTTggtggctggggacacagagcagGTCGTTCCTGGCTGCCCACCCCTGCTCCATGCACTTGTCCTGGCTGCTCAGCATCAGCCGATCTCCCTGCAGGACaggggagctgctcccagctctgccccgtgcccccaggCCCTCCCCACGTCCCCGCCGTGTCCCCACCGTGTCCCTGCCTCTCGCAGCCTCAGCGACTTCTGCCAAGTCCCCGCTCCGTCTGCCCACTCTGTGGCACGCAGGAGCTCTGCCACTTCGGATCGAGGTGCAGGGCGTCTGCTGGGGGAcggcagggaggggacagccGGGGACAGGAGACTGCAGGAGCAGCAAAATCGCTGCAGAGCGTGCAGGGGGGCGAGAGAAACGTCCCCTGGGGCAGCAGTGTGAAGcatgagggagctggcagagggacTCGGGATGACTTTGGCACCGGCAGAGCACCAGGGACGCGTCCGTGGGAGCAGCACTCAGCAGGAGCACGGGGCACAGCCCTTGCACCCGGGCAGCCTGCAGGACACACAATGCCGCCCTGCACTGGCACCTGGGGCATGGACACACCACGTAGAGCAGAACGGGCTCCAAAAATGCATTTACCCAGACCTGGAGCCACGCAGCAGCACCAATGGGGGCTGACAGcatcctccccctccccagcacccggCCCCTTCCTCACCCTTGAGGTCTGTCAGCGTCTCCCCCAGCTGCTTGAGCACCACAgccttctcctccagctcctgcacgGGGATGAGCCGGTGGTTGTGGGCCAGGTCCTTCTGGATCTTCTCCACCGACTTCTCCAGGTCACTGCGAGCACAAAGCAGGGCCCGGGGTGTCACTGCTGTGCCGGGACGCTGGAGACCCCAGGGAGGAGCTGGTGGCCATGGGCAGGTCCCCACGGGACAGGGGGAGCCGTGTCCTCCCTCCCACACTGGGCACACGGTCAGGGATGGGGCTGGCACCATTCAGTGCCTCTGTTTTACACCAGCAGAGGATGTGGCCTGGGGAGGGGGTCATGGCAAAAGGACACCCCCCCGCGTGCTTACTTCAGCTGCTGGGTGATGAGCTCCTCCTCGTTGAGGTACCGGAGCCGTTCCTCTTCCACCAGGCTGCGCTGGCGCTGCAGGGGGTCCTCGTGCTTGCGCATGGTGTCGGTCACCCGCACGCTGATCTCCGTCTCCGTCCTCCGCAGCATCGTCTTCACCGTCTCCTGGTTCTGCAGCTAGGGGTGGGGGGCAAGGGAGGGGgtcaggctgctgcctgggcaaGCTGCCCCGCAAGAAGGTGGCCAGGAAAGGGGGGGATTTTTGCGCTCCTGGGCTGGAGCCTCCCGGCCAGAgctgggcagggtggggggCCCCCCCTGTGTACCCACCTGCAGCTTcttgagctgctgcagctggttgCGGAGGTCGCTGGCGTTCTGCTGCAGGTCGTGGAGGTGCAGCTGCATGTGCAGGCGGGTGATGGCCGTGGGCTGCCCCGCTGGCGTGCTGGTGGCagagggcggcgggggcgcgggCACCGGGGTCCCCATGCCGCTGCggctggtggctgcagggggcaagcagcagctgctgagggaaGGCACCACCCGGTCCCAGCGGGGTTTTCCCGGGGaaccctctccttccccactcTGCTCCAGTCCAGCACTGCCCCTGCCTGGCCTCCAAAGCTGCCATCAGCTCTGTCCCCATGCTGGCACCAAGGTGAGCCCGGATCGGAGCTGCCCCCTGGCAGGATGGGACTCCCCCGCCCCCAGGTTCTGGCATGGGATGGGGCTGCAGCGGCACAGCTCCCGGGGCCAGGGAcccacagcagccctgggacaTGGGGGGCACTATGGGGGGGTggctctgcagctccccccTGCCACTTACACGCTGACGGGGGGGTCCCGCCATTGGTGGCTTCTGTCTTCTCACTGCAACGAAAGAGAGGAGGGGGTGAGCGCGGATCAGGCACCTCCGCCCTCTCCAGCACTTTGCctggaggagcccccccccggaTCCACGCctgcccccccctgccccttaCCTGGGGGTCTCCGCCTCGGAGCCGCGGAGCAGCGCGCTCTGCACCAGCCCGGTCAGGCTGGCGATCTGCTTCTCCATCGCCTCCATCCGCTCcctgggagggaggcagggggtgaggagggggcacGGCACCACGGACCCCCCCATGGCACGGCTTGTCCTGGCCTCACCCGTGCTCACCCACCCGGTGCTGGGGTCCGTGCAGGTcccggggggggcacagggggcacAATGCAGCCATCACCTGCTGTACCCAACCCCTTTGTTCCCTCCCGTTGCCCCCGGGTGGCTCCTCCAGCCCCGCACAGCTCGGTGCTCATCGCGCACCCCAGTGCTTCTACTGGGATGGACTGGGACAAACttggccctgctctgccccagctccctgcctgcatcGTGGTGACCTGAAAGCAGAGCCCCCTTCCCACGGGGATGCTCCCCCCGTGCCCTTCCTCACCTCGTCTCTGTATCCTTGGCTGGCACCGGGGAGCTGAACCCCGAGAGCGGGCGGTCGCCGGGGCCGGGGAAGAGCTCGGGGGGCCCCGAGGCACTGGGGTTGCGGGGTTTGCTGACGGGGCTCTCCATGAAGACGGAGGAGCAGGAATCCTTGCGGAAAGACTGGCGGACGGGCGAGGAGCGGCTCGGCGGCCCCGAGtaggggctgtgggggctctGCCCCGGCTGCACGTCCACCAGGCGGCCGTCGGACATCTTCTGCGGGGACGAGGGGGGCATGCGGAAGCCCAGGCCGGGGCCGTACGTGTCGCTGTAGATCTGCGCGTTGGGCTTGTAGAGCCCGTCCTCCAGCTCCGTCTGCAAGGCGGCCGCCGAGTAGGTGCTGAGGGAGCGAACGGAGCCCCGCTTGTAGAGCCCCCCCGAGTAGCCGAAAGGGTCCCCCATGCCGGCCAGGGACTGGGTGGAGGTGATGCTGAGCCGGCCCTCGTGCACCATGCCGTAGGGGTCTGCGTACAGCCCCTCGTTCTTCACCAGCACCATGTTCTTCCCGGCCAGGTCCTCGTCCGGCTTCACGTCGCGGCGCTCCAGGATGGCGCTGGGGCTGGGCGAGACGCCCGGCGCGGGCGGCAGGTTGGAGAGGCGCTCGCCGTGGTGGACGGGGCTGCCGGCGTAGGAGGGCGGGCGGCCCCCGCTGTAGGACATGCGGGAGCGGGACGGGGACGAGGACTGCAGCACGGGCGGAGGGGAGCCGGAGGCCAGGTGGGAGGCCGGGGACATGTTGTTCAGCCGGCGGGTGGGAGATGACTCCCGGGAGGTGTAGACCATCTCCCGCTGCGGAAAGGGGCAGGGGTCGTCAGCACGGTGTCCCTGAGCCCCTTCCTCGGCCCcttccctgtcccagcccctgccctggtgTCCCCCCTCCAAGGACCGGGAGCTGCGGCTTGCACGTCTTCACCTGGCCTTGGcaaacagcagctccctccttCCCATCCCCGGGAGCAGGATGATTTATTCTGATGAATCCCCAAATTATCATGTTTATCACCCCCCTGTCAGGCCCCAAACATCCATTCTTTTAAGGCAACACTTAACAATGCCGGGACCAGGGAAGAGGAATGGCAGTCATTACTCCTTccacaaacacaaagcaattACCCGGCCCTCCATCTCCATCACTTTCCCTCTCCCAGAGCCCAGCCCCGTACCCcgggggctcagccctgccccgGGCACCCAGCCCCTTACCCTCAGGTCGCCGTTGGTGATGTGGGAGGCTGGGAAGGAGGCGTAGAGCGGCTCTTTCCGGTAGATTTTAATGATGCTCCTGTCCTGGATATCACTGCAAGCAGAGGCAGAGCCGTGAGCCGGCACCACCGGCAGCCTCCCAGCCCCGGCACTGCACCCACGCCCCCCCTGCTGCTCGCAGACTACCGATGGCTCCGTTTTAACACCCTCAAAGAAGCAGAGATCAATGTCAGGGATCCCCTGAGAGAAGCCAGGTCAAGGTCTGCAGCACCAGGGGCTGGTTTAGCTCAGTAGGGATGAGCAAGCTTTGCCCGCCGTGGTCCCTTTTGAAGGCATTCACCCCCCACCAGCTCTTTGTTTCCTCCCCCATTTTCAAGGAAACCCTTCCCCGTTGCAAGAACCTTTCCATCCCTGCTGGAAAGGGAGACACCGGACTACGACCGCAGGCAGCGAGGCTGCCGACATCAGCTTGCCTCCGAGATGgatgaaaaatgcaaactgaTGTGCTCAGCACCCCGTGCCAGGAGCGAGCCAGGAGGGTTTGTGCAAGGAGGGaaggctggggggctgctgctccctccctgcccgaGTTCCTGAGCTCCCCCCGTGTGTGCCCGCCCCTCACCGGACATCCTCCAGCTCGTAGAAGACGTTGCGCGACTCGTCCTTGATGAGGATGGCAGTGTTGGGGGATTTCAGCATCCCCATCGTGAGCTTCTGGGGGAACATGTGGACGATGAGGGCGTGCAGGGTGTCCATGCTGCTGATCTCGTGGGTGATGTGGACGCGCCTCGTCTCGTCCCCAAACTGCAGGAACAGGACCCCTGGAAGCAGAGCACCCCGATGCCATGCCGGTGACGTGCCACGGGCAGGATTTACGCCCCGggtgcctcccccagccccggggcagcccGTCCCTGACCCCCGCAGTGCCGGTACCTGGCGAGCGCAGCTTGGTCTGGCTGGTGGAGCGGGACAGGGGCAGGCTCTGCCGGAACCGATTCATCCTGTTGAAGCCCAGGGGCAGCTCCGCTTCCGACATGGTTTCCAGCGATTCGGCCGAGGCGAAGGAGAGCTTGGCTTGGTCGGCCAGGCCAGGCTGGGAACCCTGCGAGTGCCGGGAGCTCCTGGTCTGCAAGGGGACAACGGGGAGGTGAGGGGAGCGGGGtgccctgccccgtgcccccctgctccccaggagCCTCGTGCAGGATGCTGGCGATGCTGAGCCGtggctgggggtgctcagccccctcccagctgGTCCCACGGGCACAGCACCGGACTCAGCATCCCCTCCGCCCGCTGCACCCAGGTGTGCCCCtcggtgcctgcagccccctgcccgtgTTTCCCACTTGAGGCTCGCAGCACTCCGCGTCCCGAAGCCTCCCAGCACCATCCCAGGCGCCTTCGAGTTCCTCCAGCAGCAACCCACTCGAAAGAAAAGCAGCGATCGCTGGCTGGCAACGGAGCCAGGGCTTGCATGCGAGCACTGGAATAACCTTAGCAATTACAGGAGGTTACACATCCATTACGCCAATGAACCAGCTCCCGGGAAACATAAATGCCGGGCTTATTCTGGAAGCAAAGCAGCGGCAAGGTTTATGGCTGCCTGAGCCGGGGGAAAGTAATGGGTTTGGGTTTACAGCAGTGAAAATTTAATATGCCAGGAGTCCAATTTCACATGGCCAAGCATATATCCCTGCATGAAATTCAGGCTACAGACATGGGCTTTCTGCACAAATGTCCTTACGCCCTGTATGGGGACTCTGTGCGTGTGGACAGGATGGTGCCAGGGGGAGGTCAGCACACTGACACCCAGTGACACCCAGTGACACCCAGTGGCACCCAGTGGCCCTCCTGGAATGGCAGCAGCCacggctgcagctgctcctgccccttccaGGCTTGGGGGGCAATTTATGGGGTGGCCCCCGCAGCAGGCAGAAGGGGACTTTGCGCAGGACAAACTCACTGAGCAGCGGTGCCAGGGCACAGCCGTGCCCAGGGGCTGCATCCACCCCGTCCACAGCCGAGCCAGGGGTCGGACAGgcagacggacggacggacagacagacactgCGTCAGCAGGTCCAGGTCCCGCAGGTGCCCACCCACACGGCGGAGCACACGCTGCCTGTCAACGCCCGGGCTGCAGGCCCCGATTTTCCAGACACACGTTGAACGTGGGCAAATCAAACAGAGAGAACAAACAGCTCCCGGGGTGTGGAAAAGGCGGCGTGGAAGGGACAACAGCTCTATTTtaagaccaaaaagaaaaatcaatatgaAATGATAACAGCCATCACCGTCATTTAAATCAGACATTAATTGGAGGATTTAATTAATCCTGTGGGGCGGGGTTTTCCAGGACGTGAAATGTTCTCGCTGCAGCTAATTGCTGGAAAATTGACTGCttagttttgctgttgttgtctCAGCGCGAGGCTCGCAGGCAGCGCAGATGCTGAAATTCTTCCatcgggggggggtcccaggtgGGATCCCACCCCCGGCCAGCGCCCTGCCCCCGGTACATGTTCGGTCTGGAGAAAAGAATCGTTAAAAAATGGATTTCATCCGGGGGGGGTCTCTGTCTCTCCCTCCCCGATGGGATGGCTGTCACCACGTCGCATCGCTGTTGCTATGGGTTGCGGTGTGCGCATCCCAGCTCAGCACCCGAACGCACGGCAcgcagcggggctggggtgggctggggtgggctggggtgggctggggacagctgccCCTGCACGgcccctgctcctggccccaATGAGCCCGGACCCTGCctgccctctgcctccaccCCGGGGGCTTCAGCCGGCCTCGAGTAATTAAGCCGCTCGGATGGAGCTAATTATGgcatcctcaaaaaaaaaaaaaaatgaaaaaagaaaaaaaagagaagaaggaggaaaaaatcccAGCGAGATGAAAATTAATGGATTTTTGGCCCGGAAGGGACCGCTCTGCTCGTTAGGCTGATGCTCAGCCTGGCATGCAGAGGGACCAGCAGCAGCCGAAGGGATGCGCCCGGGCagcgcagccccagcaggggcaGGATTGGTGCCTGCATCGCTCCCCAAGGTGGAAgaggggctgagcagcccccagtgctgcggggggggctctgcccttTCTTGCCAGTGGCCTTTCCAGCCACAAGGGCTGGTGGGGGGCACCTACAGGGTCGGGGCACCCGcagagccccaggcagcagccggCAGCTCCATCCTTGGCCTCCCGTGGACCGTTAATGAGATGACTCCGAGGgaattgttttttattgctCTGCCTCGCTAACGACTTATCCCGCTATCAGGTAATACACTGACAGCTCAGCCCCCACACATCCTGATGGTAAATGGGCACCCGGATCCCTGcccctgctttcctggagaTGCTGGGGGGGGCCCAATGCTGCCTTGCTGGGTGCCAGATAAAGccctgggctgggcagtgcccggGACCTGtctgtggcagcagctccaccacCAGGAGGGTACTGAGAGCCCCCCGGAGCTGCCAGGGGGAGCCTTGTGCTGGGCTGAGCACTGCCCCGATGCCGGGGTGGGGGCTGTGTCATTGCCTCCTCCCCGCACACACAGCTCGGGCTCCACGAGCATCTGCCAGGGCCCGTGCTCAGGTGCTGGATCTGAGCTCTCATTCCCATGCAcgacaaaaaacaaacaccaaccCTCACACGACTCCAGAAGGGAAATCTCTTTCTCCGTCTGGCCCAGCGCATGTCAcaccctgcagctggggagcgaGATATCAGCGGCTGCGGCAGCCAAGGAGAGGAGCATCCTCCTCCCCCAGAGCATCCTTCATCCCCCGGCCTTatctccctgcctgctgcacagcGCGGCCCCATGGCTGAGCAACCGGGCTGGGAAAGGATTGAtgctggtggcagctgggggtgcaggataAATCCTGGGTGCAGCCACGCTCTGCACGGAGGCAGCCTCAGGACCCCCAGCCTGGGAGCGAAGGTGCTCAGCCCCCTCCCGCTCCGTTATGCTCCACTGCCTGAGCTCAGAGCCCCggtgcagagctcagcaccctgcGGCTTCCAAAGAGCCGA encodes the following:
- the SRCIN1 gene encoding SRC kinase signaling inhibitor 1 isoform X6, producing MISADDAEYPREYRTLGNGTRRFSNVGLVHTSERRHTVIAAQSLEALTGLQKSEMERKRDAFMDHLKNKYPQHALALRGQQERMRDQQPNYWSFKTRSSRHSQGSQPGLADQAKLSFASAESLETMSEAELPLGFNRMNRFRQSLPLSRSTSQTKLRSPGVLFLQFGDETRRVHITHEISSMDTLHALIVHMFPQKLTMGMLKSPNTAILIKDESRNVFYELEDVRDIQDRSIIKIYRKEPLYASFPASHITNGDLRREMVYTSRESSPTRRLNNMSPASHLASGSPPPVLQSSSPSRSRMSYSGGRPPSYAGSPVHHGERLSNLPPAPGVSPSPSAILERRDVKPDEDLAGKNMVLVKNEGLYADPYGMVHEGRLSITSTQSLAGMGDPFGYSGGLYKRGSVRSLSTYSAAALQTELEDGLYKPNAQIYSDTYGPGLGFRMPPSSPQKMSDGRLVDVQPGQSPHSPYSGPPSRSSPVRQSFRKDSCSSVFMESPVSKPRNPSASGPPELFPGPGDRPLSGFSSPVPAKDTETRERMEAMEKQIASLTGLVQSALLRGSEAETPSEKTEATNGGTPPSASTSRSGMGTPVPAPPPPSATSTPAGQPTAITRLHMQLHLHDLQQNASDLRNQLQQLKKLQLQNQETVKTMLRRTETEISVRVTDTMRKHEDPLQRQRSLVEEERLRYLNEEELITQQLNDLEKSVEKIQKDLAHNHRLIPVQELEEKAVVLKQLGETLTDLKAQFPSLQSKMRVVLRVEVEAVKFLKEEPNRLDGLLKRCKTVTDTLAQIRRQVDEGVWTPPNTLSQSPKKMAPETDFSKGLELEMPTSPPVSLHHLTAATETLGMPSFGHSPPQTQTHPSKSNNPSRAPEMVPAKTQTGPETPSKKSADKAVSVEAAERDWEEKRAALTQYSAKDINRLLEETQAELMKAIPDLDFAAKHKQATGSSSAASTPEHKPSKPQHAQKSAGKADPNSRRGSDELTVPRYRTEKPSKSPPPPPPRRSFPSSHGLTTTRSGEVIVTSKKEPGFMKKAESEELETQKPQVKLRRTVSEVVRPASTPPIIASAIKDDDDEDRIIAELEVFQRSSASPFIPKLGYDPLAAAASPGHAAMWPNGAEGWKEPVAPAPPGSRAFSLPQIVLTECESAPPSPESNPEVPVATGCSEHGDTAGSGGAGGELAPEAGGRCQASAGTPRKSPSTPRGFPASAPQPQSAPSRSRERAPGETRGFPPADSKVPSPPAQGASQPMGAEGEDTAPSPAGRQEGSSQPAPRGPVAEQPPHPQGQAADRGAEDTALVPGAGSQGPGAVPSDAESQGGGRQSSREASVPPGRSDGVCKRRDHRDGSPVPKARRPPGSDHIQGREWCQAGHPQGQVAASPGSQRCAASPGQGSVGLAAGAGGGEEDAGGKAAEGLCCPAPGGRSEGDVPPLHSMSPRSKEIYEGTYQRLDSLEETIRELEMTISEISSHPAAGLMFPKGLLGQAAPDGSEEMKARAGHLQHSGGDGGTALDLSQPKGDAPESSPPSQTKPPLLPKPQLPLSSPQSGGVSIPAMKMVNPASRLKQSQQGSPDKSKHIKQRMEYMRIQGQQQVAYL
- the SRCIN1 gene encoding SRC kinase signaling inhibitor 1 isoform X5 → MLPRWAKHPFGASPRAAPRLREQERPSEPGDCRLTPLLVDPDRTSTHMISADDAEYPREYRTLGNGTRRFSNVGLVHTSERRHTVIAAQSLEALTGLQKSEMERKRDAFMDHLKNKYPQHALALRGQQERMRDQQPNYWSFKTRSSRHSQGSQPGLADQAKLSFASAESLETMSEAELPLGFNRMNRFRQSLPLSRSTSQTKLRSPGVLFLQFGDETRRVHITHEISSMDTLHALIVHMFPQKLTMGMLKSPNTAILIKDESRNVFYELEDVRDIQDRSIIKIYRKEPLYASFPASHITNGDLRREMVYTSRESSPTRRLNNMSPASHLASGSPPPVLQSSSPSRSRMSYSGGRPPSYAGSPVHHGERLSNLPPAPGVSPSPSAILERRDVKPDEDLAGKNMVLVKNEGLYADPYGMVHEGRLSITSTQSLAGMGDPFGYSGGLYKRGSVRSLSTYSAAALQTELEDGLYKPNAQIYSDTYGPGLGFRMPPSSPQKMSDGRLVDVQPGQSPHSPYSGPPSRSSPVRQSFRKDSCSSVFMESPVSKPRNPSASGPPELFPGPGDRPLSGFSSPVPAKDTETRERMEAMEKQIASLTGLVQSALLRGSEAETPSEKTEATNGGTPPSASTSRSGMGTPVPAPPPPSATSTPAGQPTAITRLHMQLHLHDLQQNASDLRNQLQQLKKLQLQNQETVKTMLRRTETEISVRVTDTMRKHEDPLQRQRSLVEEERLRYLNEEELITQQLNDLEKSVEKIQKDLAHNHRLIPVQELEEKAVVLKQLGETLTDLKAQFPSLQSKMRVVLRVEVEAVKFLKEEPNRLDGLLKRCKTVTDTLAQIRRQVDEGVWTPPNTLSQSPKKMAPETDFSKGLELEMPTSPPVSLHHLTAATETLGMPSFGHSPPQTQTHPSKSNNPSRAPEMVPAKTQTGPETPSKKSADKAVSVEAAERDWEEKRAALTQYSAKDINRLLEETQAELMKAIPDLDFAAKHKQATGSSSAASTPEHKPSKPQHAQKSAGKADPNSRRGSDELTVPRYRTEKPSKSPPPPPPRRSFPSSHGLTTTRSGEVIVTSKKEPGFMKKAESEELETQKPQVKLRRTVSEVVRPASTPPIIASAIKDDDDEDRIIAELEVFQRSSASPFIPKLGYDPLAAAASPGHAAMWPNGAEGWKEPVAPAPPGSRAFSLPQIVLTECESAPPSPESNPEVPVATGCSEHGDTAGSGGAGGELAPEAGGRCQASAGTPRKSPSTPRGFPASAPQPQSAPSRSRERAPGETRGFPPADSKVPSPPAQGASQPMGAEGEDTAPSPAGRQEGSSQPAPRGPVAEQPPHPQGQAADRGAEDTALVPGAGSQGPGAVPSDAESQGGGRQSSREASVPPGRSDGVCKRRDHRDGSPVPKARRPPGSDHIQGREWCQAGHPQGQVAASPGSQRCAASPGQGSVGLAAGAGGGEEDAGGKAAEGLCCPAPGGRSEGDVPPLHSMSPRSKEIYEGTYQRLDSLEETIRELEMTISEISSHPAAGLMFPKGLLGQAAPDGSEEMKARAGHLQHSGGDGGTALDLSQPKGDAPESSPPSQTKPPLLPKPQLPLSSPQSGGVSIPAMKMVNPASRLKQSQQGSPDKSKHIKQRMEYMRIQGQQQVAYL